In Lepisosteus oculatus isolate fLepOcu1 chromosome 15, fLepOcu1.hap2, whole genome shotgun sequence, one genomic interval encodes:
- the dleu7 gene encoding leukemia-associated protein 7, producing the protein MQAEVLLNASIAHQAEALKLLQQQVDLKQRGGVTRDRCGGQAPVSGRSSLRERVNPNDGAVLKRGSGWPARSDRGCEVRTLAVRARESAFCKLTEIASQVISTEQDICRFLSPNRGIVMHPKDSIDLQNICIRMAARADGHQSDKDLKELRDCLKTIVDSLLLSLSHYSSPSHTQARGQLLQICETFPDV; encoded by the exons ATGCAGGCGGAGGTCTTACTGAACGCGTCCATCGCGCATCAGGCAGAAGCGCTGAAGCTGCTGCAGCAGCAGGTGGACCTGAAACAAAGAGGCGGCGTGACGCGCGACAGATGCGGCGGGCAAGCGCCCGTCTCCGGCAGGAGCTCACTGCGGGAGCGCGTTAACCCCAACGACGGGGCTGTTTTGAAGAGGGGCTCAGGCTGGCCGGCTCGATCCGACAGAGGATGCGAAGTCCGTACTCTAGCCGTGAGAGCCCGAGAAAGTGCCTTTTGTAAGTTAACCGAGATAGCTTCCCAAGTTATTTCCACGGAGCAAGACATTTGCCGCTTTCTCTCCCCGAACCGGGGAATCGTAATGCACCCCAAG GACAGTATTGATCTCCAAAACATCTGTATACGCATGGCGGCACGGGCCGATGGGCACCAGTCAGACAAGGACTTGAAAGAGCTAAGGGACTGCTTGAAAACCATTGTCGACAGCCTGCTTTTGTCCCTGAGTCACTACAGCTCTCCTTCACACACACAGGCAAGAGGACAGCTCCTGCAAATCTGTGAAACGTTTCCTGACGTTTGA